In one Lolium rigidum isolate FL_2022 chromosome 3, APGP_CSIRO_Lrig_0.1, whole genome shotgun sequence genomic region, the following are encoded:
- the LOC124698184 gene encoding protein IN2-1 homolog A-like — translation MFRSLRVITSASCHIPVLANYAGMAAAAAPSRSFTKEVLPPALGAVSELPPLFDGTTRLYICYICPFAQRAWVTRNCKGLQDEIKLVAINLEDKPAWYKDKVYHPQGTVPSLEHNGKVTGESLDLIRYIDSNFQGPALLPQDPAKREFADELIAYADAFTKALYAPLISRVDMSDEAVAALDKIEAALSKFSDGPFFLGQLSLADIAYVTVLERLQIYYSHVRNYEITKGRPNLDKFIEEMNKIEAYKQTKNQPLILLDCAKRHLKIA, via the exons ATGTTCAGATCACTCAGAGTTATAACCAGCGCCTCTTGTCACATCCCTGTCCTAGCTAATTACGCCGGAATGGCCGCAGCTGCAGCACCATCCAGGAG CTTCACTAAAGAAGTGCTCCCGCCTGCACTGGGCGCCGTCTCCGAGCTCCCTCCCCTCTTCGATGGCACCACCAG GCTCTATATTTGTTACATCTGCCCATTTGCTCAGCGCGCTTGGGTTACTCGGAACTGCAAG GGTTTGCAGGACGAGATCAAGCTAGTCGCCATTAATCTGGAGGACAAACCTGCCTGGTACAAGGACAAGGTCTACCATCCACAGGGCACG GTCCCTTCCCTGGAGCACAATGGCAAAGTCACGGGAGAAAGCTTAGATTTGATCAGGTACATCGACAGCAATTTCCAGGGCCCGGCACTGCTTCCTCAA GACCCTGCTAAAAGGGAGTTTGCTGATGAGCTGATTGCGTATGCTGACGCGTTTACCAAAGCACTCTACGCGCCCTTGATCTCCAGAGTAGACATGTCAGATGAGGCCG TTGCTGCTCTTGACAAGATTGAAGCTGCCCTGTCCAAGTTCAGTGACGGCCCGTTCTTCCTTGGCCAACTTAGCTTG GCGGATATTGCGTACGTGACGGTTTTGGAGAGGCTTCAGATATACTATTCTCACGTCAGGAACTACGAGATCACCAAAGGCAGGCCCAACCTTGACAAATTCATCGAGGAGATGAACAAGATTGAAGCATATAAGCAGACCAAAAACCAACCGCTAATATTGCTTGATTGTGCGAAGAGGCATCTC